From the genome of Geminocystis herdmanii PCC 6308, one region includes:
- the feoB gene encoding Fe(2+) transporter permease subunit FeoB, whose amino-acid sequence MLKPIIGLIGNPNCGKTTLFNALTGANQRTGNWPGVTVDRKEGKFNHEGKTITVVDLPGVYSLDADDEETGLDELVARDYLLSGEANLIINIVDASNLERNLYLTTQIMEMHLPMVIALNMMDVAEKRGISIDTNLLRERLGCRVVSISAVNGEGIKELINVIAEEVQNLTHSVSYIAYPAVIEEALEELISYITENSTKRIVEPRWTALSLLQYEDRGIENLGGKELPSVVAKHRRQIHQVLGEDIDIMIADSRYGFIQQVTQGATGRQGEINSNVSDRIDQIVLHRWWGIPIFFGVMYLMFLFTINVSAAFIDFFDMTASTIFVDGLAHVLQSVNTPGWLIALLADGAGGGIQTVATFIPVIGFMFLFLSILEDSGYMARAAFVMDRLMRLVGLPGKSFVPMLVGFGCNVPAIMATRTLENSRDRLMTVMMNPFMSCGARLPVYALFAAAFFPIGGQNIVFGLYILGIIAAIFTGIVMKNTLLKGEISHFVMELPPYHLPRVKGVFIRTWDRLKAFLWKAGRVIILMVMVLGLLNSVSFDGSFGNQDTKNSVLSVASEAVTPIFSPMGLTKENWAATVGIFTGVFAKEAMVGTLDSLYSQLAKEDNPDEEAKIDEYSFWGGIKEAFATIPANLADLPSQLLDPLGLNIGNTENIETAAEEQEVDKSTFGAMVKRFNGQAGAFAYLLFVLLYFPCVSATAAVYRETNLWWTVFVAVWTTGMAYWVATMFYQIATFSQHPSFSLTWIVVMSLILVGVLFTLSQIRPIKTVKKAIV is encoded by the coding sequence ATGTTAAAACCAATTATAGGACTTATAGGCAATCCTAATTGTGGAAAAACCACCCTTTTTAATGCCTTGACAGGAGCAAATCAACGCACGGGAAACTGGCCCGGTGTTACAGTCGATCGAAAAGAAGGTAAATTTAATCATGAAGGTAAAACAATTACTGTAGTCGATTTACCCGGAGTTTACTCTTTGGATGCAGATGATGAAGAAACGGGATTAGATGAGTTAGTGGCACGAGATTATTTACTTTCAGGGGAAGCTAATTTAATTATTAATATTGTGGATGCTTCTAATTTAGAACGTAATCTCTATTTAACGACTCAAATCATGGAGATGCACTTACCCATGGTAATTGCCTTGAATATGATGGATGTTGCCGAAAAAAGAGGCATTTCTATTGATACTAATTTACTCAGAGAAAGATTAGGTTGTCGAGTAGTTTCTATTAGTGCAGTTAACGGAGAAGGTATCAAAGAGTTAATTAATGTGATTGCTGAAGAAGTCCAGAATTTGACTCATTCAGTGTCTTATATAGCTTATCCTGCTGTCATTGAGGAGGCTTTAGAGGAATTAATTTCTTACATTACCGAGAATAGTACTAAACGGATTGTTGAGCCTCGTTGGACGGCTTTAAGTTTATTACAATATGAAGATCGGGGTATAGAAAATTTAGGGGGGAAAGAATTACCTTCCGTAGTCGCTAAACATCGTCGTCAAATTCATCAAGTACTAGGTGAAGATATTGATATTATGATTGCTGATAGTCGTTATGGTTTTATTCAGCAAGTTACCCAAGGTGCGACAGGCAGACAAGGGGAAATTAATAGTAACGTGTCCGATCGAATAGATCAAATTGTACTCCATCGTTGGTGGGGGATTCCCATTTTCTTCGGTGTGATGTATCTTATGTTTCTTTTTACGATTAATGTTAGTGCAGCGTTTATTGATTTTTTTGACATGACTGCCTCTACTATTTTTGTGGATGGTTTAGCTCATGTTTTACAAAGTGTTAATACTCCCGGATGGTTAATTGCTTTACTCGCCGATGGTGCGGGGGGCGGTATTCAAACTGTAGCGACTTTTATTCCTGTAATTGGCTTTATGTTTTTATTTCTCTCCATTTTGGAAGATTCTGGTTATATGGCACGGGCGGCTTTTGTCATGGATAGATTAATGCGATTAGTGGGGCTTCCGGGTAAATCTTTTGTGCCAATGTTGGTGGGATTTGGTTGTAACGTACCTGCCATTATGGCAACTCGTACCCTTGAAAATTCGCGCGATCGTCTCATGACAGTGATGATGAATCCTTTTATGTCATGTGGTGCAAGGCTTCCCGTTTATGCTCTGTTTGCGGCGGCTTTTTTTCCTATAGGTGGTCAAAATATTGTCTTTGGATTATATATATTAGGTATCATTGCCGCTATTTTTACGGGAATAGTGATGAAAAATACTTTACTCAAAGGAGAAATTAGTCATTTTGTCATGGAATTACCTCCTTATCATTTACCCCGTGTTAAAGGTGTGTTCATTAGGACATGGGATCGATTAAAAGCCTTTTTATGGAAAGCAGGGCGCGTAATTATTTTAATGGTAATGGTTTTAGGTTTGTTAAATTCTGTCAGTTTTGATGGCTCTTTTGGCAATCAAGATACCAAAAATTCGGTTTTGAGTGTTGCGTCTGAAGCTGTAACCCCTATATTTTCCCCTATGGGATTGACTAAAGAAAATTGGGCGGCAACGGTGGGCATTTTCACGGGAGTTTTTGCTAAAGAAGCGATGGTAGGAACTTTAGATTCCCTTTATAGCCAATTGGCAAAAGAAGATAATCCCGATGAGGAAGCGAAAATAGATGAATATAGCTTCTGGGGAGGTATAAAAGAGGCTTTTGCCACGATTCCTGCTAATTTAGCTGATTTACCCTCTCAATTGCTCGATCCTTTAGGCTTAAATATTGGTAATACTGAAAATATCGAAACTGCGGCAGAAGAACAAGAAGTCGATAAAAGCACTTTTGGAGCGATGGTGAAGCGTTTTAATGGACAAGCTGGGGCTTTTGCTTACCTTTTATTTGTTTTGCTCTATTTCCCTTGTGTTTCGGCTACGGCGGCGGTTTATCGTGAAACTAATTTATGGTGGACAGTTTTTGTCGCAGTATGGACTACGGGCATGGCTTATTGGGTAGCAACAATGTTTTATCAAATAGCGACTTTTTCCCAACATCCGAGTTTTTCTTTGACATGGATTGTGGTAATGAGTCTAATTTTGGTGGGAGTGTTATTTACTCTTAGCCAGATTCGCCCCATTAAAACTGTCAAAAAGGCTATTGTTTAG
- a CDS encoding diacylglycerol/polyprenol kinase family protein, producing MYLNIEFTSISIVTIYLVILLLIAEIFSRYSQTDAELTRKIVHIGTGNVILLAWWLNISQDIIIFASIIASLVAITSYFFPILPSVNGIGRKSLGTLFYAISIGILTTLFWQTGYKQFTAIGILIMSYGDGMAALIGQKYGKNKYQVLGNKKSWEGSLTMTIISIFVTLIILGFSWQNLMIASIVGIFATILETFSSIGIDNLTVPVISAIIAYYLSQIYLY from the coding sequence ATGTATTTAAACATAGAATTTACATCTATTTCGATCGTAACCATTTATTTAGTTATTTTATTATTAATAGCTGAAATTTTTAGTCGTTATTCTCAAACCGATGCAGAGTTAACTCGTAAAATTGTTCATATCGGTACGGGAAATGTTATTTTATTGGCATGGTGGCTTAATATATCTCAGGATATAATTATTTTCGCTTCTATCATCGCTTCTTTAGTGGCGATAACTTCCTATTTTTTCCCTATTTTACCTAGTGTTAATGGGATAGGGCGCAAAAGTTTAGGTACATTATTTTATGCTATTAGTATTGGTATTTTAACCACATTATTTTGGCAAACTGGATACAAACAATTTACCGCTATTGGCATTTTAATTATGAGTTATGGTGATGGCATGGCTGCTTTAATTGGACAAAAATATGGAAAAAATAAATATCAAGTATTAGGAAATAAAAAAAGTTGGGAAGGCTCATTAACCATGACAATTATTAGTATTTTTGTTACGTTAATTATCTTAGGTTTTTCTTGGCAAAATTTAATGATTGCTTCCATCGTGGGAATATTTGCTACTATATTAGAAACCTTTTCTTCCATCGGTATAGATAATTTAACCGTACCTGTTATCAGTGCAATTATTGCCTATTATTTATCACAAATATACTTATATTAA
- a CDS encoding type II toxin-antitoxin system Phd/YefM family antitoxin: MTIKTIQQAESNFNQRIEEVTISHQPITITGEKNNAVLISQEDWLAIHETLYLSSISGMKKSIQEGLNTPRKDCDEELDW; the protein is encoded by the coding sequence ATGACTATTAAAACTATTCAACAAGCGGAAAGTAACTTTAATCAACGAATAGAAGAAGTAACCATATCTCATCAACCAATTACGATTACTGGAGAAAAAAATAATGCAGTTTTAATCTCTCAAGAAGACTGGTTGGCAATTCACGAAACATTATATTTATCTTCAATATCGGGGATGAAAAAATCAATTCAAGAAGGCTTAAATACTCCCAGAAAAGACTGTGATGAGGAATTAGACTGGTGA
- a CDS encoding XisI protein, which translates to MDTRNNYGTIIKQIIESYTEFSYSYDDVKLETIFDTEKDHYLLMVIGREKINANYSATKRVHSCLIHVDIIDDKIWIQRDGTEKGIATDLLEAGISKDKIVLAFYDPQIREETGFAVA; encoded by the coding sequence ATGGATACCAGAAATAATTATGGAACAATAATTAAACAAATTATTGAGTCTTATACTGAATTTTCTTATTCTTATGATGATGTTAAATTAGAAACTATTTTTGATACAGAAAAAGATCATTATTTACTAATGGTGATAGGTAGAGAAAAAATTAATGCTAATTATTCAGCGACTAAAAGAGTCCATAGTTGTTTAATTCATGTGGATATTATTGATGATAAAATTTGGATTCAAAGAGATGGTACAGAAAAAGGAATTGCTACGGACTTATTAGAAGCAGGGATTTCTAAAGATAAAATTGTTTTAGCATTTTATGATCCTCAAATTCGAGAGGAAACTGGTTTTGCCGTAGCTTAA
- a CDS encoding RDD family protein, with translation MYSEEIQYRRSPKAPFDRRAYAFLIDFIAVWIISSLVTNIFLEFMVFSLLWLILRVIIVDKNKGQSLGRWAMDLKITDARFNRLPLLVNLIKREGIIAILAFLTMIGLKVNFADFLLMVLFCTPLIADGVTALTDDEYNQAFHDRVSGTIIIQTKRGFSLDLRVKKWYKEARKTWENKRRKDR, from the coding sequence ATGTATAGCGAAGAAATCCAATATCGTCGATCGCCCAAAGCTCCGTTCGATCGACGTGCCTACGCTTTTTTAATCGATTTTATCGCAGTTTGGATAATATCCTCCCTTGTGACTAATATTTTCTTGGAATTTATGGTTTTTTCTTTGCTATGGTTAATTTTACGGGTGATCATAGTAGATAAAAACAAAGGACAAAGTTTAGGACGTTGGGCAATGGATTTAAAAATTACCGATGCTCGTTTTAACCGTCTTCCCCTACTTGTCAATTTGATAAAACGAGAAGGTATCATTGCTATTCTGGCATTTTTGACCATGATCGGCTTAAAAGTCAACTTTGCTGATTTTTTGCTCATGGTTTTGTTTTGTACACCCTTGATTGCTGACGGGGTGACGGCTTTAACCGATGATGAATATAATCAAGCCTTTCACGATCGAGTTAGTGGTACAATTATTATTCAAACTAAACGAGGATTTTCTTTAGATTTAAGAGTGAAAAAATGGTATAAAGAAGCAAGGAAAACTTGGGAAAATAAGAGAAGAAAAGACCGATAA
- the murD gene encoding UDP-N-acetylmuramoyl-L-alanine--D-glutamate ligase, which yields MGNVNIIGLGKSGIAAARILTKDHHQVTIYDSSNSETLEKIRENLAQEGITVKLGENMPLNDQNKPDFVVVSPGVPWDIPLLVNARQQGIKTIGEMELAWQYLKSSPWIGITGTNGKTTTTALIEAMLKTGGINTSACGNIGYAACELALSALENPPQWVVAEISSYQIESSIELSPKIGLWTTFTPDHLARHKTLENYHLIKASLLERSSSKILNGDDPYLHNFGLNLDWKNVYWTSVKGKEFLLGDVEKGVYLEDSWIVAFKELIAPISLFKMVGKHNLQNVLMATAAARLAGVSKGAIVETISSFTGVPHRLELITTINGVDYINDSKATNYDAAEVGLDSVASPTILIAGGEAKEGDDTPWIKKIKEKCVSVLLIGEASSLFAERLEIQGFKNYEIVNDMEKAVARGKQLAEETKAKVVLLSPACASFDQYRSFEHRGDHFRELCLNLNN from the coding sequence ATGGGCAACGTTAATATCATTGGTTTAGGAAAATCTGGCATCGCCGCCGCTCGAATTTTAACAAAAGATCATCATCAAGTCACTATCTATGACAGTTCAAACTCCGAAACCCTAGAGAAAATTCGAGAAAATCTAGCTCAAGAGGGGATAACTGTCAAGTTAGGAGAAAATATGCCCTTAAATGACCAAAATAAGCCAGATTTTGTTGTAGTAAGTCCGGGTGTACCTTGGGATATACCATTATTAGTCAATGCCCGTCAACAAGGCATTAAAACCATCGGTGAAATGGAGTTGGCTTGGCAATATCTCAAATCTTCTCCTTGGATTGGCATTACAGGCACAAACGGTAAAACCACCACTACAGCTTTAATTGAAGCCATGTTAAAAACTGGCGGTATCAACACCAGTGCCTGTGGTAATATCGGTTATGCCGCTTGTGAATTAGCCTTATCTGCCTTAGAAAATCCTCCTCAATGGGTAGTCGCCGAAATTAGTAGTTATCAAATTGAGTCCTCGATCGAATTATCTCCTAAAATTGGACTATGGACAACCTTCACTCCTGATCATTTAGCAAGACATAAAACCCTCGAAAATTACCATCTTATTAAAGCAAGTTTATTGGAACGATCGTCCTCTAAAATTTTAAATGGAGATGATCCTTATTTACATAATTTTGGTTTAAATTTAGACTGGAAAAATGTATATTGGACAAGTGTAAAAGGCAAAGAATTTTTATTAGGAGATGTAGAAAAAGGAGTTTATTTAGAAGACTCTTGGATAGTAGCTTTTAAAGAATTAATTGCCCCTATTTCCCTGTTTAAAATGGTAGGAAAACACAACCTACAAAATGTTTTAATGGCAACCGCCGCCGCTAGACTTGCTGGAGTTAGTAAAGGTGCGATCGTAGAAACTATATCATCATTTACAGGAGTACCTCACCGTTTAGAATTAATTACCACCATCAACGGTGTGGATTATATCAACGACAGTAAAGCCACCAATTATGATGCCGCCGAAGTTGGCTTAGATTCTGTAGCATCTCCCACCATTCTCATCGCAGGAGGAGAAGCCAAAGAAGGAGACGACACACCATGGATAAAAAAAATTAAAGAAAAATGTGTTTCTGTGTTGTTAATTGGTGAAGCATCCTCATTATTTGCCGAAAGATTGGAAATTCAGGGATTTAAAAACTATGAAATAGTCAATGACATGGAAAAAGCTGTTGCCAGAGGCAAACAATTAGCCGAAGAAACAAAAGCCAAAGTCGTGTTACTTTCTCCAGCTTGTGCTAGTTTTGATCAATATCGCAGTTTTGAACATCGAGGAGATCATTTTCGAGAATTATGCTTAAATCTTAATAATTAA
- a CDS encoding XisH family protein, with amino-acid sequence MILLDLRWSNKDMYVDLVAEKLFIAEKQDQKIAVEIKTFASISEVYALEQALGQYLLYRSVIKRKEPDRKLYLAIPSIVYMDIFEQKIINLTYLFLILIRRKLYNGYQK; translated from the coding sequence ATGATCCTCTTAGATTTAAGATGGAGTAATAAGGATATGTATGTAGATTTAGTAGCAGAAAAATTATTTATAGCTGAAAAACAAGATCAAAAAATAGCAGTAGAAATCAAAACTTTTGCTTCCATATCTGAAGTTTACGCTTTAGAACAAGCATTAGGACAATACTTATTATATCGTTCTGTTATTAAAAGAAAAGAGCCAGATAGAAAATTGTATTTAGCAATTCCTAGTATTGTTTATATGGACATATTTGAACAGAAGATTATCAACTTAACTTACTTATTTTTGATATTAATTCGGAGGAAATTGTACAATGGATACCAGAAATAA
- a CDS encoding FeoC-like transcriptional regulator: MILTDIQNYLIKHRKASLQELAIYAHSDADAIRLMLSRLIRKGRVKQIKGKKCGGCHSCTPESMEFYEWILNH; this comes from the coding sequence ATGATTTTAACGGACATACAAAATTATTTAATCAAACACCGTAAAGCATCTTTACAAGAGTTAGCTATTTATGCTCATTCTGATGCTGATGCTATTCGTCTGATGTTAAGCCGTCTCATTCGCAAAGGAAGAGTTAAGCAAATCAAGGGTAAAAAATGCGGTGGTTGTCATAGTTGCACTCCTGAATCCATGGAATTTTATGAATGGATATTGAATCACTAA
- a CDS encoding Uma2 family endonuclease, producing the protein MVSTIDKLEHLKNLVNLAKLKDAESEVVFQINNISWNQYEKLLCLLEDSSRIKIKYLQENLVIMSPSRIHEFDKKIIGILLEAYFFTKKIRFYPLGSTTFKNQIIQRGIEPDQCYCINTNKDIPDIAIEVIVPSGGINSLEIYQGLGVKEVWFWERKKLSIYVLENENYTKMNNSSLLPDLDINLFTDYLCYDEPFDAVLEFQQKISS; encoded by the coding sequence ATGGTTAGTACGATCGATAAATTAGAACATTTAAAGAATTTAGTTAATTTAGCTAAATTAAAAGATGCTGAATCAGAGGTAGTTTTTCAGATTAATAATATAAGCTGGAATCAGTACGAAAAATTACTATGCTTATTAGAAGATTCATCGAGAATTAAAATTAAATATTTGCAAGAAAATCTAGTTATTATGTCTCCTAGTCGTATTCATGAATTTGATAAAAAAATTATTGGCATACTTTTAGAAGCCTATTTTTTCACTAAAAAAATTAGATTTTATCCTTTAGGTTCAACTACTTTTAAAAACCAAATTATACAACGAGGAATTGAACCTGATCAATGCTATTGTATTAATACGAATAAAGATATTCCTGATATTGCCATAGAAGTAATTGTACCGAGCGGAGGCATTAATTCTTTAGAAATTTATCAAGGTTTAGGAGTAAAAGAAGTATGGTTTTGGGAAAGAAAAAAATTAAGTATCTATGTTTTAGAAAATGAAAATTATACTAAAATGAATAATAGTAGTTTATTACCTGATTTAGACATTAATTTATTTACTGATTATCTTTGTTATGATGAACCTTTTGACGCTGTATTAGAATTTCAACAAAAAATTAGCAGTTAA
- the larE gene encoding ATP-dependent sacrificial sulfur transferase LarE, with protein sequence MIEEKLKDLKSFFRSMDKALIAYSGGIDSTLVAKVAYDVLGDRSIAVTAVSPSLLPEELDEAQEQAKIIGINHELIETEEMSNPNYTSNPVNRCYFCKSELHDKLKPLALERNYPYVIDGVNADDLQDYRPGIQAAKERGARSPLAEMGITKVEVREMTKILGLSWWDKPSQPCLSSRFPYGEEITYEKLYRVGRAEIYLRKLGYSNLRVRFDRDTARIELLPTQIKEFIAQNNLPAIVNHFQSLGFTYVTLDLEGYRSGKLNQLIN encoded by the coding sequence ATGATTGAAGAAAAATTAAAAGATTTAAAGAGCTTTTTTCGATCGATGGATAAGGCTTTAATAGCCTATTCTGGTGGCATTGACAGTACTTTAGTGGCAAAAGTCGCCTATGATGTATTGGGCGATCGAAGTATTGCCGTTACAGCAGTATCACCTTCTTTGTTACCCGAAGAATTAGACGAAGCGCAAGAACAAGCTAAGATAATCGGTATTAACCACGAGTTGATAGAAACGGAGGAAATGAGTAACCCTAACTACACCTCAAACCCCGTTAATCGTTGTTATTTTTGTAAAAGTGAATTGCATGACAAACTAAAACCCCTTGCTTTAGAAAGAAACTATCCCTATGTGATAGATGGCGTAAATGCCGATGATTTACAAGATTACCGCCCCGGTATTCAGGCGGCAAAAGAAAGAGGCGCTCGATCGCCCTTAGCAGAAATGGGTATAACTAAGGTAGAAGTCAGAGAAATGACGAAAATTTTGGGGTTATCGTGGTGGGATAAGCCTTCTCAACCTTGTTTATCCTCCCGTTTTCCCTATGGGGAAGAAATTACCTATGAGAAATTATATCGTGTGGGTAGAGCAGAAATTTATCTGCGTAAATTAGGCTATAGTAATCTTAGGGTAAGGTTCGATCGAGATACTGCCAGAATAGAATTATTACCCACACAAATCAAAGAATTTATCGCCCAAAACAACCTCCCTGCCATCGTCAATCATTTTCAATCCTTGGGTTTTACTTACGTCACCCTCGACTTAGAAGGTTATCGTAGTGGCAAACTCAATCAATTAATTAATTAA
- the cobA gene encoding uroporphyrinogen-III C-methyltransferase: protein MTVYFIGAGIGGIDYLTVKGYRILSQAQVIIYDGLIEKEILDIASDECLKICVGKRGGKVSTSQISINDLLVKYAQEYDTVIRLKCGDPAIFGRINPELEALSHLNTDIELIPGISSALAVPLWANIMLTEKDDSRCLTILTGHDPNILNWSILSQVDTLVILMGGKNLPIITQKLQEYGRSSDYPIAIIKNGGNPHQQIWKGTLNNIVEKTVNISLSPCIIVIGKVVN from the coding sequence ATGACTGTTTATTTCATTGGTGCAGGAATTGGAGGAATTGACTATCTGACGGTGAAGGGTTATCGAATCCTATCCCAAGCGCAGGTTATTATTTATGATGGTTTAATCGAAAAGGAAATCCTCGACATCGCTTCCGATGAGTGTCTCAAGATTTGTGTGGGAAAGAGAGGCGGTAAAGTTAGTACTTCTCAAATCAGTATTAATGATTTATTAGTCAAGTATGCCCAAGAATATGATACCGTTATTCGTCTTAAATGCGGTGATCCTGCTATTTTTGGGCGTATTAATCCAGAATTAGAGGCTTTAAGTCATCTTAATACGGATATTGAGCTTATTCCCGGTATTTCTTCCGCCCTTGCCGTGCCTTTATGGGCGAATATCATGTTGACAGAAAAAGATGATAGTCGTTGTTTAACTATTCTGACAGGTCATGATCCGAATATACTCAATTGGTCAATATTAAGTCAAGTGGATACTTTAGTTATTCTCATGGGAGGGAAAAATTTACCTATCATAACTCAAAAATTACAGGAGTATGGTCGATCGAGCGATTATCCCATTGCGATTATTAAAAACGGGGGAAATCCTCATCAACAAATTTGGAAAGGTACATTGAATAATATTGTGGAAAAAACTGTAAATATTTCTTTATCCCCTTGTATAATCGTCATCGGAAAAGTTGTTAATTAA
- a CDS encoding aldose epimerase family protein: protein MYNIAVKQEEYLTYILKDLDSNSRLEIVPEKGGIVTDWTIQGQKILYLDKQRFKNPQLSVRGGIPVLFPICGNLPDNLYSYQEKSYILKQHGFARDLPWIVTNQDTDNGANLTLTLTSNPETLKVYPFEFELNFTYKLREKQLIIEQSYHNKSQEKMPFSVGFHPYFFCGDKTKLTLEIPAQEYNSKTGDKTYSFNGELDYNLDEIDIAFTQLQGQTTGFTDGKRNLKVEISYSDLFSTLVFWTLKDKDFICIEPWSAPRNALNTGEQLNYLQPDETYTAQVSIEIY from the coding sequence ATGTATAATATCGCTGTTAAACAAGAAGAATATTTAACCTATATTTTAAAAGATTTAGACAGTAACTCTCGCTTAGAAATTGTCCCCGAAAAAGGAGGCATTGTCACAGATTGGACAATACAAGGGCAAAAAATTTTATACTTAGATAAACAGAGATTTAAAAATCCTCAACTTAGTGTAAGAGGAGGCATTCCTGTTTTATTTCCTATCTGTGGAAACTTGCCAGATAATCTCTATTCCTATCAAGAAAAAAGTTATATTTTAAAACAACATGGTTTTGCCAGAGATTTACCTTGGATAGTCACAAATCAAGATACAGATAACGGTGCAAATCTCACTTTAACTTTAACCAGTAACCCAGAAACTTTAAAGGTTTATCCCTTTGAATTTGAGCTTAATTTTACCTATAAACTAAGAGAAAAGCAACTGATTATTGAGCAATCTTATCATAATAAATCTCAAGAAAAAATGCCTTTTTCAGTTGGTTTTCATCCTTACTTTTTCTGTGGTGATAAAACTAAATTAACTCTCGAAATTCCTGCTCAAGAATATAATAGTAAAACAGGAGATAAAACCTATAGTTTTAATGGTGAATTAGACTATAATTTAGACGAAATAGACATTGCTTTTACTCAATTACAAGGACAAACAACAGGATTTACTGACGGAAAACGTAATTTAAAAGTAGAAATTTCCTATAGTGATTTATTCTCTACCCTCGTATTTTGGACATTGAAAGATAAAGATTTTATTTGTATTGAGCCTTGGAGTGCGCCTCGTAACGCCCTTAACACAGGAGAACAATTAAACTACTTACAACCTGATGAAACTTATACGGCACAAGTTTCGATCGAAATCTATTAA
- a CDS encoding element excision factor XisH family protein → MSAKDRYHESCKNALIKDDWIITNDPLRFKME, encoded by the coding sequence ATGTCTGCAAAAGATCGTTATCATGAAAGTTGTAAAAATGCTCTCATTAAAGATGATTGGATCATAACAAATGATCCTCTTAGATTTAAGATGGAGTAA
- a CDS encoding FeoA family protein, translating into MKSSKTENIHWQKFSYWGEKSNLEDETTTTLGQKFSSSSYALSQAKTGATVWVVGFTEKGGTNKFLGMGLIRGTKLQIVNAQPSGSVMIAIQDQRMGIGAGMANKILVSDTQLIHQEENLMTNTTRVYLREMVSGTVGRVLGYEKAMRGYKGKLLSMGLTPRTEFTVIRVAPLGDPIEIKVRDFHLSLRKQEADTLIVEIVNS; encoded by the coding sequence ATGAAATCCAGTAAGACTGAAAACATACACTGGCAGAAGTTTTCTTATTGGGGTGAAAAATCCAATTTGGAAGATGAGACAACAACAACTTTAGGGCAGAAATTTTCATCTTCTAGCTATGCTCTTTCTCAAGCTAAAACTGGTGCAACGGTGTGGGTTGTGGGATTTACAGAAAAAGGTGGTACTAATAAATTTTTGGGTATGGGGTTAATTAGGGGTACGAAACTTCAAATTGTCAATGCTCAACCTAGTGGCTCGGTAATGATTGCCATTCAAGATCAAAGAATGGGTATCGGGGCTGGTATGGCTAACAAAATTTTAGTCAGTGATACGCAGTTAATCCATCAAGAGGAAAATTTAATGACAAATACTACTAGAGTTTATTTGCGAGAAATGGTGAGTGGTACGGTAGGACGTGTTTTAGGTTATGAGAAAGCCATGAGGGGTTATAAAGGTAAATTGTTATCTATGGGGTTAACGCCGCGCACAGAATTTACCGTAATTAGGGTAGCACCTTTAGGAGACCCCATTGAAATTAAGGTTAGAGATTTTCATTTAAGTTTGCGCAAACAAGAAGCTGACACTTTAATAGTAGAAATTGTTAATAGTTAA